GGCGGCATCTCCAATGCCACGCGGTATGCGTGTGACGCCGGGCCCTCGGCGGGGCCGTTCGACTGTCCGGAGGGCTTCGTCACCAACCGCGGGCTCGGCTCCGTGCTGCCGTTCCCCGCGGAGCTCGACTTCCTGCAGGACTTCCTCGACCGAGGCGTCGACATCCCGAACGTCATGCAGTTTGGAAAGCTGGGCCAGACGCGGATGCTCTCGTCGGGCTTCCCCACCGCGAACTCGCTCCGGCAGGGAAGTGGGCCTGGCAACGAGGGGCGGAACTACATCCGCGATTGGAATGACAATGCCCAGCCGTGGGGGATGATGGCTCAGGGCGACAACATCGGGGCGGATGACCCGTATTGGATCAACATCGGCCCCCCCGAGGCGAACCTGGGCATCATCAAGCTGGACAACCCCCTGGCTTGCACCAAGGACGACGACTACTGGAAGTGCTTCGGGGACAACCGCCGGCGCAAGGGGGACAACAACACCGCCAAGTTGCCCTACCGGCACATGATGAAGACGAGCGTCTGGGCCCTCAACGACGTGGACAGCGGCAGCCGCCGAGGCGGGCTCCACTGGCGGGTCAACTACTCCAACTATGGCCGGGGCTGGGGCGGACACGTGCGCCCCCGGGGGCGGGAGGGGGACGTGGGCATCCACGCCGAGGAAATCTGCGTGGTGAGAATCCTGGGGAGCTGCCGGCTGCACATGGATGTCCATACGGCGAACGTCCGGCCCGTGCAGGACGGCAACCACCGCTGGGTGGGGCTGGTGCCCTTCATGCACTTCGAGCCGGGACAGCTCGGCTCGGTGTGCAACCCCATGGCGAACGCGAACATGCAGAGCGCCGCCACGCGTCAGGTGGACTTCAACCAGCCCTCCACCTGGGTGGCGTTGAACAAGTCTCCGGACCAGGTGGTCAACCGGGACAACCGGGACGGCACGGGCACCAACGCGCCCGCCCTGCTCAACGACGAGGGGAAGGTGAAGTTCGCCTTCACCCCACAGAGCGAGGGCCTGGAGATGATGAACAACCGCAAGAAGTTCCTCGGCATGGTCGAGGGACTCAACGTCGTCTCCCGCGGACAGGCCTACTACCACCGGCCTGGGAACTGGACGGAGCAGCCCAACTTCTTCAACCCCTACTGGCGCCCGCGTCTGGCGTCCGTGTACCAGGGCCGCCACTCCCTGCCCGCGCTGGGCGGAATGATGGACGCGCTGCCCGGGCCGCTTCGGGGCATTGCCCCGAAGATCGTCACGCACTGAGGCCGCGTCCTTCGTCCCCGTGGGGGTCTCAGCCCACGGGGAGCGCGCTGGCCTCGTACTGCTTCGCGAAGTCCTCGCTGGGCGGGATGGGCTTGATGACGTCGATGAGCACGCCATTGGGGTCGGCGGTGATGAAGTGCCGCTGGCCGAACGCCTCGTCCCTCAGCGGCAGGAGGATGGGGAGCCCGGCGGCCTGCACGTCCCGGTAGACGGCGTCCGGGTCCTCGACCTCGAAGTTCAGAATCGTCCCGGCCACCGTGCCGCCCCGGGCCGACGCGGGCACCGTCTCATGCCGTCCGTCGAGG
This genomic window from Myxococcus hansupus contains:
- a CDS encoding TadE/TadG family type IV pilus assembly protein, translating into MFTRTLRQSFRRQEGQALVLAALMVLVMSLAVLATVNIGHTVHERIRLQNTADAAAYSMAAMEARAFNFYAYANRTQVSHYVSAMMWQSLLSLIYSAEAFLTDLYGFMKTLNPCAGRPRGLWAIVCPFLQLVPVVGAIIRVVSRVMTLYRDMVLKFVQGVIKAADPDYWIGQIIVPAHRVLNGVMYFASQSMMMSASTHVVQSTTTVIDDNDSNVNSMMSQLATGAYSQCLFSQAHNPHAGGSPLNPGSWKNPFSALDVTKRAKNDPVARVKRAMGGISNATRYACDAGPSAGPFDCPEGFVTNRGLGSVLPFPAELDFLQDFLDRGVDIPNVMQFGKLGQTRMLSSGFPTANSLRQGSGPGNEGRNYIRDWNDNAQPWGMMAQGDNIGADDPYWINIGPPEANLGIIKLDNPLACTKDDDYWKCFGDNRRRKGDNNTAKLPYRHMMKTSVWALNDVDSGSRRGGLHWRVNYSNYGRGWGGHVRPRGREGDVGIHAEEICVVRILGSCRLHMDVHTANVRPVQDGNHRWVGLVPFMHFEPGQLGSVCNPMANANMQSAATRQVDFNQPSTWVALNKSPDQVVNRDNRDGTGTNAPALLNDEGKVKFAFTPQSEGLEMMNNRKKFLGMVEGLNVVSRGQAYYHRPGNWTEQPNFFNPYWRPRLASVYQGRHSLPALGGMMDALPGPLRGIAPKIVTH
- a CDS encoding VOC family protein; amino-acid sequence: MKITSYYPVIMTNDVAGTAAFFTKHFGFSARFTSDWYVHLQSDDAEQVALAILDGRHETVPASARGGTVAGTILNFEVEDPDAVYRDVQAAGLPILLPLRDEAFGQRHFITADPNGVLIDVIKPIPPSEDFAKQYEASALPVG